A section of the Agrococcus sp. SGAir0287 genome encodes:
- a CDS encoding LPXTG cell wall anchor domain-containing protein: MLPQTGADGGAWIALVAAAAVVIVLGGLLLRRGISRRALGTGVAALALVGVVALGAGGAAPSAFADAGSSTDCVHPTAPAPTAAPSPSASTEPTAQPAIVVTPAAPTAAAQCGAEPLVAIPSQEGVSYAQTRSGDVLTVTATALPGYAIAAGAQTVFELDVAATERLDPPVAVPAEVDGILLGEQNGVITVRAADQALIPALEAAAADGALSYTISTTGRISYGYVLELDGQEIESGTISGGLPSTVAYVDGSYAFTYDVADLPALNAEVNAQRDALLAEHPGASFRTVGQFPDLGIRLTTSYEPGPGCETAVTESPVVLGFPPAVRLAPTAAQPDGLLSATSDSLR, encoded by the coding sequence GTGCTGCCCCAGACGGGAGCGGATGGTGGAGCGTGGATCGCACTCGTCGCCGCCGCCGCCGTCGTGATCGTGCTCGGCGGCCTCCTGCTGCGTCGCGGCATCTCGCGCCGTGCGCTCGGCACCGGCGTCGCGGCGCTGGCCCTCGTCGGCGTCGTCGCGCTCGGTGCCGGCGGCGCCGCTCCCTCGGCGTTCGCCGATGCCGGCTCGAGCACCGACTGCGTGCACCCGACGGCACCCGCGCCGACCGCGGCGCCCTCGCCGTCCGCGTCGACCGAGCCGACCGCCCAGCCGGCCATCGTCGTCACCCCCGCCGCGCCGACGGCTGCCGCGCAGTGCGGCGCCGAGCCTCTCGTGGCCATCCCCTCGCAGGAGGGCGTCTCCTACGCGCAGACGCGGTCGGGCGACGTGCTCACCGTCACGGCGACGGCCCTGCCCGGCTATGCGATCGCCGCTGGCGCGCAGACGGTGTTCGAGCTCGACGTCGCCGCCACGGAGCGCCTCGACCCGCCCGTGGCGGTGCCCGCCGAGGTCGACGGCATCCTGCTCGGCGAGCAGAACGGCGTCATCACGGTGCGAGCCGCCGATCAGGCGCTCATCCCCGCGCTCGAGGCGGCAGCCGCCGACGGAGCGCTCTCGTACACGATCTCGACCACGGGGCGGATCTCGTACGGCTACGTCCTGGAGCTCGATGGTCAGGAGATCGAATCCGGCACCATCTCGGGCGGGCTGCCGAGCACGGTCGCGTACGTGGACGGCAGCTACGCCTTCACGTACGACGTCGCCGACCTCCCCGCCCTCAACGCCGAGGTGAACGCGCAGCGCGACGCGCTGCTCGCGGAGCACCCCGGCGCGAGCTTCCGGACCGTCGGGCAGTTCCCCGATCTCGGCATCCGTCTGACCACCTCCTACGAGCCCGGCCCCGGCTGCGAGACGGCCGTCACGGAGTCGCCTGTCGTGCTCGGCTTCCCCCCGGCGGTGCGACTCGCGCCGACGGCTGCGCAGCCGGACGGACTCCTCTCCGCCACGTCGGACTCGCTCCGCTGA
- a CDS encoding SRPBCC family protein — MERSTTVAAAADVAFDRVLGDELTGVFDRGHLLLPAIVGTDPISGGDARWGTRLGQSRRIRLADGGSMVETVRTIDAPTATTYTMGDLTGPFAALYSGVLGEWNFAPEGAGTRVTWRWRLRPKGIAGRLAAPVIAWMWQGYAAKALERIRTALAAPQD; from the coding sequence ATGGAGCGATCCACCACCGTCGCGGCTGCGGCCGACGTCGCCTTCGACCGCGTGCTCGGTGACGAGCTCACGGGCGTCTTCGACCGCGGACACCTGCTGCTGCCCGCGATCGTCGGCACGGATCCGATCTCGGGCGGGGATGCGCGCTGGGGCACGCGACTGGGGCAGTCTCGTCGCATCCGCCTCGCCGATGGCGGCTCGATGGTCGAGACCGTGCGCACGATCGACGCGCCGACGGCGACGACCTACACGATGGGCGACCTGACAGGGCCGTTCGCCGCGCTCTACTCAGGCGTGCTGGGCGAGTGGAACTTCGCGCCCGAGGGCGCGGGCACGCGCGTCACCTGGCGGTGGCGGCTGCGCCCGAAGGGCATCGCGGGCAGGCTCGCCGCTCCCGTGATCGCCTGGATGTGGCAGGGCTACGCGGCGAAGGCCCTCGAGCGCATCCGCACCGCCCTCGCCGCCCCACAGGATTGA
- a CDS encoding UBP-type zinc finger domain-containing protein gives MVELQPADVDETVPPSGTGCAECDEVDGWWVHLRRCAACGHVGCCDSSPGQHATAHWRATGHPVMQSFEPGEDWGWHFVEEESVDGLRLAPPTARPESQPAPGPEGRVPDDWRRRIHR, from the coding sequence ATGGTCGAGCTGCAGCCTGCGGACGTGGACGAGACGGTGCCGCCGAGCGGCACGGGATGCGCCGAGTGCGACGAGGTCGATGGCTGGTGGGTGCACCTGCGGCGCTGCGCCGCCTGCGGCCACGTCGGCTGCTGCGACTCGTCGCCCGGCCAGCATGCGACGGCGCACTGGCGCGCGACGGGGCACCCCGTCATGCAGTCGTTCGAGCCCGGCGAGGACTGGGGCTGGCACTTCGTGGAGGAGGAGTCCGTCGACGGCCTCCGGCTCGCGCCGCCGACGGCGCGTCCCGAGTCCCAGCCCGCGCCAGGACCGGAGGGCCGTGTGCCCGACGACTGGCGCCGACGCATCCACCGCTGA
- a CDS encoding LPXTG cell wall anchor domain-containing protein has protein sequence MDLCVLPQTGSTEPWLLLAIAAVVLVAAGVALAVSGRARRGVLTGLGALAIVGALVVGGVAGAAPAQADAGSADCVTAPARPAPAAAAIVVTPGIPTTTAQCAAEPSLQVPTTQGVVYSQARTGNSVTVTATAAPGYAILAGAVTSWTYDLTPTTRAPWPVDLPDSTEATIVLEESGEELVLEPSDPALVPSLQEAADAGALTYSLDGEGFAQVVPVAVLDEDGQQLGTGEVAIPQPSDISYDFERNVYLLSPQDTEPDPDVIEAQIEALLAQYPGAVTVQPLGGFPFFFELTGLRILASYEPGPGCATESAEVAIDVQFPFFPPVALSSALQGLSGVDLGTTDESPSLQQAPASEAPASEAPAEQTPEPGQQADGVPSSEAPSEAPVVEETPAVVEP, from the coding sequence ATGGACCTGTGCGTCCTTCCCCAGACCGGCAGCACCGAGCCCTGGCTGCTCCTCGCCATCGCCGCCGTCGTGCTCGTCGCCGCGGGCGTCGCGCTCGCTGTGAGCGGCCGCGCCCGCCGTGGCGTGCTCACGGGCCTCGGCGCCCTCGCGATCGTCGGTGCGCTCGTCGTCGGCGGCGTCGCCGGTGCCGCACCCGCGCAGGCCGACGCCGGCTCCGCCGACTGCGTCACCGCGCCCGCCCGTCCCGCGCCCGCGGCGGCGGCGATCGTCGTGACCCCCGGCATCCCCACCACGACGGCGCAGTGCGCTGCCGAGCCGAGCCTGCAGGTGCCCACGACGCAGGGCGTCGTCTACTCGCAGGCGCGCACCGGCAACTCGGTGACGGTCACGGCGACGGCAGCCCCCGGCTACGCGATCCTGGCCGGCGCCGTCACCTCGTGGACGTACGACCTCACGCCGACGACGCGCGCGCCGTGGCCCGTCGACCTGCCGGACAGCACGGAGGCCACCATCGTGCTGGAGGAGAGCGGCGAGGAGCTCGTGCTCGAGCCCTCCGACCCCGCGCTGGTGCCGAGCCTGCAGGAAGCGGCAGACGCGGGAGCGTTGACGTACTCGCTCGACGGCGAGGGATTCGCGCAGGTCGTCCCCGTCGCGGTCCTGGACGAGGACGGACAGCAGCTCGGCACCGGAGAGGTCGCCATCCCGCAGCCGTCGGATATCTCCTACGACTTCGAGCGAAACGTCTACCTGCTCTCACCGCAGGACACCGAGCCTGACCCGGACGTCATCGAGGCTCAGATCGAGGCGCTGCTCGCGCAGTACCCGGGCGCCGTGACCGTCCAGCCCCTGGGTGGCTTCCCCTTCTTCTTCGAGCTCACCGGGCTCCGGATCCTCGCCTCGTACGAGCCGGGTCCCGGGTGCGCGACGGAGTCCGCCGAGGTCGCCATCGACGTCCAGTTCCCGTTCTTCCCGCCCGTCGCGCTCAGCTCGGCCCTGCAGGGGCTGTCCGGCGTCGACCTCGGGACGACGGACGAGTCGCCCTCGCTGCAGCAGGCTCCCGCCAGCGAGGCTCCCGCCAGCGAGGCTCCCGCCGAGCAGACGCCCGAACCCGGGCAGCAGGCCGACGGGGTGCCCTCGTCCGAGGCGCCGTCGGAGGCTCCGGTCGTCGAGGAGACTCCTGCCGTCGTCGAGCCGTAG